The genomic DNA AAGTGCCGTTCGCTACGTTTCTTCCTGCGTTATTCGTCAAATCCCACTCAATCTCCTTGTTGTTTTTACTTTTTGATTCAAACACCACATTACCTATGTTGTCATAAACAATAAGGGTAACTTGCGTCTGTTCGGGAGTTTTTACCGAAATCTTTGCAGACTGAGAAACAACAGCCTTCTCAAGTATTATTCCGTACTTCCTGTCTGATTTCTGCGGTTTGGCGATCG from Chitinispirillales bacterium includes the following:
- a CDS encoding gliding motility-associated C-terminal domain-containing protein; its protein translation is IAKPQKSDRKYGIILEKAVVSQSAKISVKTPEQTQVTLIVYDNIGNVVFESKSKNNKEIEWDLTNNAGRNVANGTYLIIAEAKGASGKTYKYSTIMGVKR